A region from the Aeromicrobium choanae genome encodes:
- a CDS encoding HNH endonuclease signature motif containing protein, which translates to MSWNRAVVTGDAVRRARAIAEFEEWEFVDSFHAQRVAEIDRTDEIPLSKDLARREVTLDLARALHVSEHQVWAMVSESATIADRVPGVWQSFRDGDIDAARVTAIADTAERLETPEAWAALEASAPAYAATHTIAELRSWLRRLRARLEPDETEAERARALEQRRVSITHNDDGTSWLNALLPTGLAVSVGERLRRAAKALAAVDPETGEQDRRTRDQKQADLVADWLTSCTGTSTDIRAEIAISIHATDLIGLTNGPGLTLEGEPVGPDWVRELAQSEHTVFRRLVLDPIGEVLDTTVLGYRPPESLRQALRWRDGTCRVAGCRAPVHETDLDHAKAYDSGGATTGSNLRCLCRKHHNMKSHGHLDDRFLDAPARHLERYAVAR; encoded by the coding sequence ATGAGTTGGAACCGAGCGGTCGTCACGGGTGACGCGGTGCGTCGCGCGCGGGCGATCGCCGAGTTCGAGGAGTGGGAGTTCGTCGACTCCTTCCACGCGCAGCGAGTGGCGGAGATCGATCGGACGGACGAGATCCCGCTGTCCAAGGACCTGGCCCGCCGCGAGGTCACCCTCGACCTGGCGCGGGCCCTCCACGTCTCGGAGCACCAGGTCTGGGCGATGGTCAGCGAGTCCGCCACGATCGCCGACCGGGTGCCCGGCGTGTGGCAGTCGTTCCGCGACGGCGACATCGACGCGGCGCGGGTCACCGCGATCGCCGACACCGCAGAGCGCCTCGAGACCCCCGAGGCATGGGCAGCGCTCGAGGCCTCCGCACCCGCGTACGCGGCCACGCACACGATCGCCGAGCTGCGCTCCTGGCTGCGTCGGCTGCGCGCGCGACTCGAGCCCGACGAGACCGAGGCGGAGAGGGCGCGCGCCCTCGAGCAGCGCCGCGTCTCCATCACCCACAACGACGACGGCACGTCGTGGCTCAACGCACTCCTGCCCACCGGACTGGCCGTCTCGGTCGGCGAGCGGCTGCGGCGCGCGGCGAAGGCCCTCGCGGCGGTCGACCCAGAGACGGGCGAGCAGGACCGCCGCACCCGTGACCAGAAGCAGGCCGACCTCGTCGCCGACTGGCTGACCTCCTGCACCGGCACCAGCACCGACATCCGGGCCGAGATCGCGATCAGCATCCATGCCACCGACCTCATCGGCCTCACGAACGGCCCCGGCCTGACCCTCGAAGGCGAGCCCGTCGGGCCCGACTGGGTCCGCGAGCTCGCCCAGTCCGAGCACACCGTGTTCCGCAGGCTCGTGCTCGACCCGATCGGCGAGGTGCTCGACACCACGGTCTTGGGCTACCGACCACCGGAGTCACTTCGCCAAGCACTGAGATGGCGAGACGGCACCTGCAGAGTCGCCGGCTGCCGTGCACCCGTCCACGAGACCGACCTCGACCACGCGAAGGCCTACGACAGCGGGGGCGCGACCACCGGATCCAACCTCCGCTGCCTGTGCCGCAAGCACCACAACATGAAGTCCCACGGTCACCTCGACGACCGCTTCCTCGATGCGCCCGCGCGGCACCTCGAGCGATACGCCGTGGCCCGATAG
- a CDS encoding MFS transporter: MRTPVLYLGSYFVSVLGNSIAAIALPLIVLQATGSAMSAGWVAAATAVPAVLAGLFMGVVIDRINRVTSSVVTDLVSAASVAALPIVDGLVGLEVGWFVLFGIIGSLGDVPGMTAREALLPGIARGSRLSLERLIGLRESLGSISLLIGPAVAGLLMTLFEGSTVLWITAGTSLLAALLTLGIPRGVGRIEAVPATAPLGAWAEFVEGWRLLTRTRLIAMVTGLMLFSVMVLSAFQALILPVHFTLIDRPGLLGFVLTSIAAGLLVGSAIYVVLARRFARRTWLVTGLLLSSLGFVVIGLLPATWLLFAAGFVLGLGSGLCGALLGLLTVSGVPETALGRVMGTQNALVTAAAPAAILLAAVVIEHVSLTAAALGFVALWVLTSVAAVAGPALRDLEPIEPETIDA; this comes from the coding sequence ATGCGGACACCAGTGCTCTACCTCGGCTCGTACTTCGTCTCGGTCCTCGGCAACTCGATCGCGGCCATCGCGCTGCCGCTCATCGTGCTCCAGGCGACGGGAAGCGCGATGTCGGCGGGCTGGGTGGCCGCGGCCACCGCGGTGCCCGCGGTGCTGGCGGGCCTGTTCATGGGCGTGGTCATCGACCGGATCAACCGCGTGACGTCGTCGGTGGTCACGGACCTCGTCTCCGCCGCCTCGGTCGCGGCGCTGCCGATCGTCGACGGGCTGGTGGGACTCGAGGTCGGCTGGTTCGTCCTGTTCGGGATCATCGGCTCGCTCGGCGACGTCCCGGGGATGACCGCGCGCGAGGCCCTGCTGCCGGGCATCGCCCGGGGATCCCGTCTCTCGCTGGAGCGGCTCATCGGTCTGCGTGAGTCGCTCGGGAGCATCTCGCTGCTGATCGGCCCCGCCGTCGCCGGCCTGCTGATGACGCTGTTCGAGGGGTCGACGGTGCTCTGGATCACCGCCGGCACGTCGCTGCTCGCCGCGCTGCTGACCCTGGGCATTCCCCGGGGCGTCGGGCGCATCGAGGCCGTGCCTGCCACGGCGCCCCTCGGGGCGTGGGCCGAGTTCGTCGAGGGCTGGCGACTGCTGACCCGGACCCGCCTCATCGCGATGGTCACCGGGCTGATGCTGTTCTCGGTCATGGTGCTGTCGGCCTTCCAGGCGCTGATCCTGCCGGTGCACTTCACCCTCATCGACCGACCCGGACTGCTGGGCTTCGTGCTCACCTCGATCGCGGCGGGCCTGCTCGTCGGCAGCGCGATCTACGTCGTGCTGGCCCGGCGGTTCGCGCGGCGCACCTGGCTCGTCACCGGCCTGCTCCTTTCGTCGCTCGGCTTCGTGGTGATCGGCCTGCTCCCGGCGACCTGGCTGCTCTTCGCCGCGGGGTTCGTGCTGGGTCTCGGCAGTGGTCTGTGCGGTGCGCTGCTCGGGCTGCTGACGGTCAGCGGCGTCCCGGAGACCGCACTCGGACGCGTGATGGGCACCCAGAACGCCCTCGTCACGGCAGCGGCTCCCGCCGCGATCCTGCTCGCCGCGGTCGTGATCGAGCACGTCAGCCTCACCGCGGCCGCACTCGGCTTCGTGGCACTGTGGGTCCTGACATCGGTCGCCGCGGTCGCGGGCCCCGCGCTGCGCGACCTCGAGCCGATCGAACCGGAGACCATCGATGCGTAG
- a CDS encoding MerR family transcriptional regulator, with amino-acid sequence MRSGELAELAGVTVRTIRHYHQIGILEEPPRSLNGYREYDVGHLVRLLRIKRLADLGFALQDLPLDDDTDHDARLEALDAELAAQVDRLTRQRAVVAALRAGGAAPDLPPELGAHVALASAIGLPPRIARLEREQLLLLAHLGGDDASRLLEDLYERFAEPAVMGAFGEIYERFDLIDESTPAAELDRLVSESVEALVAAVGDIDLTAPLDLGSAESLIDEHGATHLNPTQVRVLNEIGEQLAQRLG; translated from the coding sequence ATGCGTAGCGGGGAGCTCGCCGAGCTCGCGGGCGTCACGGTGCGGACGATCCGGCACTACCACCAGATCGGGATCCTCGAGGAGCCGCCGCGCAGCCTCAACGGCTACCGTGAGTACGACGTCGGCCATCTCGTTCGATTGCTGCGCATCAAGCGGCTGGCCGACCTCGGGTTCGCGCTGCAGGACCTGCCGCTCGACGACGACACCGACCACGACGCGCGGCTGGAGGCGCTCGACGCGGAGCTCGCGGCGCAGGTCGACCGCCTGACACGACAGCGAGCCGTCGTCGCGGCCCTGCGCGCGGGCGGCGCCGCGCCCGATCTGCCTCCCGAGCTCGGCGCTCATGTCGCGCTCGCATCGGCGATCGGCCTGCCCCCGCGCATCGCCAGGCTGGAGCGGGAGCAGCTGCTGCTCCTCGCACACCTCGGCGGCGACGACGCGTCCCGGCTGCTCGAGGACCTCTACGAGCGCTTCGCCGAGCCCGCGGTGATGGGCGCGTTCGGCGAGATCTACGAGCGCTTCGACCTCATCGACGAGTCGACGCCCGCCGCCGAGCTCGACCGCCTGGTGAGCGAGTCGGTCGAGGCTCTCGTCGCCGCCGTGGGCGACATCGACCTCACCGCGCCGCTCGATCTCGGCTCGGCGGAGAGCCTGATCGACGAGCATGGCGCCACCCACCTCAATCCCACGCAGGTGCGGGTCCTGAACGAGATCGGTGAGCAACTGGCGCAGCGCCTCGGCTGA
- a CDS encoding dihydrofolate reductase family protein, giving the protein MRVIAQQWTSLDGYAAGRSGEEEIFAAVPEEADAASQRWNLELLDRVDHVLLGRRTYELFVQYWPGADGPIAARVNAIAKVVCSRSLGAAPWGGFAPARVVPDAAAHVRSLRDASDDVVLIWGSLSIVHQLLGAGQLDELDLFVAPVALGSGTPLLPAATRLRQLAVADLGGATHVRYATSPR; this is encoded by the coding sequence ATGCGCGTCATCGCACAGCAGTGGACCTCGCTCGACGGGTACGCGGCCGGGCGGTCGGGCGAGGAGGAGATCTTCGCCGCCGTCCCGGAGGAGGCCGATGCCGCGAGCCAGCGCTGGAACCTCGAGCTGCTGGACCGGGTGGACCACGTCCTGCTGGGACGCCGGACCTACGAGCTGTTCGTCCAGTACTGGCCCGGTGCCGACGGCCCGATCGCCGCGCGGGTGAACGCGATCGCGAAGGTCGTGTGCTCGCGGTCGCTCGGAGCGGCGCCGTGGGGAGGTTTCGCCCCCGCCCGCGTCGTGCCGGACGCCGCGGCCCACGTGCGGTCGCTCCGCGACGCATCGGACGACGTCGTCCTGATCTGGGGGTCGCTGTCGATCGTGCACCAGCTGCTCGGGGCCGGTCAGCTCGACGAGCTCGACCTCTTCGTCGCGCCGGTCGCCCTCGGCAGCGGGACTCCACTGCTGCCCGCAGCCACCCGCCTCAGGCAGCTCGCCGTCGCGGATCTCGGCGGTG